One genomic window of Sulfurovum lithotrophicum includes the following:
- a CDS encoding BatD family protein, whose amino-acid sequence MQNFNNMSIRKLLIFFVALFTIANAAGVEASLSDTEVVQGNMVQLKIKATGDRAEFPDIQEIDGTKVLGRSQSQNNSITYINGKLTNEHSTSLILTFAPQHDIMVPSYGVTIDGKVYRTDPLKVKVVKAAAPGVGSNVKYSLQMRANKKEVIVGEPLIVTVYFSLKTGVRLTDNPQYTKPEFKGFFVKEVNDPRAYIKGDQQIQELRYILTPQKEGTYTVGPATAVISEMDRSRRDMFGRFFGGNQKSIASNTLTITVKPKPEDTDLVGEFKLESHLDHSETKANKPANLTVRIEGNGSLEDFDLSDYEIDGVTVYSDDPKVESKLSGNALKSTFEKSFAFISDHDFTIPARTISVYDPKDGNVSRLEIPSYEVKVAVGQKTAVAAPSGNQTVGKVQTNLKQPGSTSGKVIEKKVEVERVAWWMLLLAVIAGAVLMYLFQQLPKFKGRHASPFKESEALKILYAHINDDKEAEEMVRKLYAKKNGDKSVIIDKKELKALVEKYRVH is encoded by the coding sequence ATGCAAAACTTTAATAATATGAGCATTCGTAAGTTACTAATATTCTTTGTGGCGCTGTTCACCATAGCCAATGCTGCCGGTGTTGAAGCAAGCCTCTCCGATACGGAAGTCGTACAGGGGAATATGGTGCAGTTAAAGATAAAAGCAACAGGAGACAGGGCGGAATTTCCCGATATTCAGGAGATCGATGGTACAAAAGTGCTGGGACGTTCGCAGTCGCAGAACAATTCAATCACCTATATCAACGGAAAACTGACAAATGAACATTCGACGAGTCTCATCCTGACCTTTGCGCCTCAGCATGATATCATGGTTCCATCGTACGGCGTGACCATTGACGGAAAGGTTTACAGGACCGATCCTCTCAAGGTCAAAGTGGTCAAAGCAGCTGCGCCCGGTGTGGGAAGTAATGTGAAATATTCTCTTCAGATGCGTGCGAACAAAAAAGAGGTGATCGTCGGTGAACCTCTGATTGTGACGGTCTATTTCAGTCTTAAAACGGGTGTCAGGCTTACGGACAATCCACAGTACACCAAACCGGAATTCAAAGGCTTCTTTGTCAAGGAAGTCAATGATCCAAGGGCCTATATCAAAGGTGATCAGCAGATCCAGGAGCTCAGATATATCCTGACGCCGCAAAAAGAGGGAACCTACACCGTCGGGCCGGCAACGGCCGTCATTTCCGAAATGGACAGAAGCAGAAGGGATATGTTCGGAAGATTCTTCGGCGGAAACCAGAAATCGATTGCTTCGAACACTCTGACGATCACGGTGAAACCAAAACCGGAAGATACGGATCTGGTCGGGGAGTTCAAACTCGAAAGCCATCTGGACCACTCGGAGACCAAGGCGAACAAACCTGCCAATCTTACTGTGCGCATAGAAGGTAACGGGTCTCTTGAAGATTTTGACCTAAGTGACTACGAGATAGACGGAGTGACCGTGTACAGTGATGATCCAAAGGTGGAAAGCAAGCTTTCCGGAAATGCTCTCAAAAGTACTTTTGAGAAAAGTTTTGCCTTCATTTCAGATCATGATTTTACGATTCCTGCCAGAACCATTTCTGTGTACGATCCAAAGGACGGTAATGTCAGCAGACTTGAGATCCCTTCTTATGAGGTGAAAGTGGCTGTCGGACAGAAAACGGCTGTGGCGGCACCGTCCGGGAACCAAACAGTCGGTAAAGTACAGACCAATTTGAAGCAACCCGGCAGTACTTCTGGGAAAGTCATAGAGAAAAAAGTGGAAGTGGAGCGTGTGGCATGGTGGATGCTCCTGCTTGCCGTCATTGCCGGTGCCGTTCTCATGTACCTGTTTCAGCAGCTGCCGAAATTCAAAGGCAGGCATGCCAGTCCGTTCAAAGAATCGGAAGCCCTGAAGATACTTTATGCACATATCAATGATGACAAAGAGGCTGAAGAGATGGTGCGCAAACTCTATGCAAAGAAAAACGGTGATAAAAGTGTTATAATTGATAAAAAAGAATTGAAAGCATTGGTGGAAAAGTACAGAGTCCATTGA
- a CDS encoding prephenate dehydrogenase gives MATKIGIIGLGLMGGSLSLALKKTSGNYHFTGLDHNEEHCSQALSLGLVDEIVCTLEEIKKCDVIILTIPVDGIISVARQLGELDEKCTVIDLGSTKAKISESIPENIRKNFVTAHPMTGTEKFGPTAALDDLYEDKVVVLCDMEKSGAHQQSVAKNLFSDIGMKLVYMGAKEHDRHAAFISHMPHALSYALANSVMEQEDPESIVALAGGGFKDMSRIAKSSPKMWEDIFRQNKTNLIEAIEAFETELKQCRNMVENEEWEILNRWMSKANTLHDIL, from the coding sequence ATGGCAACAAAGATCGGCATCATCGGGCTTGGACTGATGGGAGGTTCACTCTCCCTCGCACTGAAAAAAACGTCAGGAAACTACCATTTTACAGGGCTCGACCACAATGAAGAACACTGTAGCCAGGCACTTTCTCTAGGGCTTGTCGATGAGATAGTATGTACCCTCGAGGAGATAAAAAAGTGCGATGTCATCATTCTGACCATTCCTGTCGACGGCATCATTTCTGTCGCCAGACAACTGGGAGAACTGGATGAAAAATGTACAGTCATAGACCTGGGAAGCACCAAAGCGAAGATATCTGAAAGCATTCCAGAGAATATCAGAAAGAACTTCGTGACCGCCCACCCCATGACCGGTACGGAGAAATTCGGGCCGACCGCTGCGCTTGATGATCTCTATGAAGACAAGGTCGTAGTGCTTTGCGATATGGAAAAGAGTGGTGCACATCAGCAAAGTGTCGCCAAAAATCTTTTCTCCGATATTGGAATGAAACTCGTCTATATGGGTGCCAAAGAGCATGACAGACATGCGGCCTTTATCTCACATATGCCGCATGCCCTCTCCTATGCCTTGGCTAACTCCGTGATGGAACAGGAGGACCCGGAAAGCATCGTTGCTCTTGCCGGCGGTGGGTTCAAAGACATGAGCCGTATCGCAAAATCTTCTCCGAAGATGTGGGAAGACATCTTCAGACAAAATAAAACAAACCTCATCGAAGCGATCGAAGCCTTCGAGACAGAGCTCAAACAATGCAGAAACATGGTAGAGAATGAAGAGTGGGAAATCCTCAACCGGTGGATGTCCAAAGCCAATACACTGCACGATATCCTATAG
- a CDS encoding tetratricopeptide repeat protein: MKKLLLLILFTFLHAGLTDFKTIEAAKQAYDSKEYSKSAALLHSLDKEAPQKEYDIGNAYYKSKNYDAAIQSYKKAKGIDKAMRLHNIGNAYFQKKDLDNAIKSYEEALKIREDKDTRFNLELAKKMKKKEEEKKKKQQKKDQQKKDQKKKKDNKKNKDKKKNKDQKKQDQKKKDQKSKKNDQKKDQKKQGDQKKKDKKNQEKKDQKKKGDQQKKNKEGQKKEKKKENDKKEGDKQKSGSQKEKKPQNKKGEQSSGAAKKQKKMSKEEKIKQQELKRLLKKMQQKGTPTMMYQMSNDKKSKRSDGANPW; the protein is encoded by the coding sequence ATGAAAAAACTACTATTACTGATACTATTCACTTTCCTGCATGCTGGGTTGACGGACTTCAAAACTATCGAAGCCGCAAAACAGGCATATGACAGTAAAGAGTACAGCAAAAGTGCGGCACTTCTGCACTCTTTGGACAAAGAGGCGCCGCAGAAAGAGTATGATATCGGAAATGCCTACTACAAGTCCAAGAACTATGATGCAGCCATTCAGTCCTATAAAAAGGCAAAAGGGATAGACAAGGCGATGCGTCTGCACAATATAGGCAATGCCTATTTTCAGAAAAAAGATCTTGACAATGCGATCAAAAGTTATGAAGAGGCTTTGAAGATCCGGGAAGACAAAGATACACGTTTCAACCTGGAACTTGCCAAAAAGATGAAGAAAAAAGAAGAAGAGAAAAAGAAAAAGCAGCAGAAAAAAGACCAGCAGAAAAAAGATCAGAAGAAAAAGAAAGATAACAAGAAGAACAAAGACAAGAAGAAAAATAAAGATCAGAAAAAGCAGGATCAGAAGAAGAAAGATCAAAAGAGCAAGAAAAACGATCAGAAAAAAGACCAGAAGAAACAGGGCGACCAGAAAAAGAAAGATAAAAAGAACCAGGAGAAAAAAGACCAGAAAAAGAAAGGCGATCAGCAGAAAAAGAACAAAGAGGGACAAAAGAAAGAGAAGAAAAAAGAGAATGATAAAAAAGAGGGCGACAAGCAGAAGTCGGGTTCCCAAAAAGAGAAAAAGCCCCAGAATAAAAAGGGTGAGCAGTCCTCAGGTGCAGCAAAAAAGCAAAAGAAAATGTCCAAAGAAGAGAAAATCAAACAGCAGGAACTCAAAAGGTTACTGAAGAAAATGCAGCAAAAAGGGACACCGACCATGATGTACCAGATGAGCAATGACAAAAAGTCAAAAAGGAGTGATGGTGCCAATCCATGGTGA
- a CDS encoding TIGR00341 family protein, with product MELSQIAYIYGNIEEEFLDTCRKALEDERVTYIPLARIHAIEEGKYSHLMVSGQLDEVKEAITYAESAGMSIGIVPLPTQKNLMRTFALPSKLEEGIAVAKEKAEKKIDLLFCNDELVLQEVVIGDAPPLDIYDTVLKQQSFFSRIQLFFHTLRKVKRLHHTRVTLTDENEQETKVSAVGLVGVEYQNSTFASKLIASQINAADGKLSLLILAPVSILQYMGYLFRSLVSQWKSDQLPRSVGYMRSSKLEIKTERPLEVLIDSSVPFETPVVLRSTKEDLQLSVGEAFWEKQSKDVTGKNSVKIDHLPRDEESATYLAKAIPLFNHASQEQYASLFSSLREEGRLSSTFMVLLILATMIATFGLFINSSSVVIGAMLLAPLMQPIVSMSMGVLRQDSALELSSVKTIVVGVLSVLLTAALIAWFIPIEKLTTEMSGRLFPTTLDLFIAIASGMAAAYAKSNEKISGSLAGVAIAVALVPPLAVAGVGLGWAQWHMFSSAFLLFLTNLVGIVLAAALTFVVLGYSPLRVAKKGIITWFMIVALVSIPLYSSFEQMKENIAIQKTLANIHFKLNKQEVVLTHIQLIEHSKVLEVRCEVIASGFLSPEEKKLLKEVIEKTIGRKVEVIATFRYKL from the coding sequence ATGGAGCTCTCGCAGATTGCTTATATCTACGGAAATATAGAAGAGGAATTTCTGGATACCTGTCGTAAAGCACTCGAAGATGAGAGGGTTACCTATATTCCTCTTGCCAGGATACATGCCATAGAAGAGGGTAAATACTCCCATCTTATGGTCTCAGGGCAGCTCGATGAAGTAAAAGAAGCCATTACTTATGCCGAGTCGGCAGGGATGAGTATCGGTATCGTACCGCTGCCGACACAGAAGAACCTTATGCGTACTTTTGCACTTCCCTCCAAACTTGAAGAGGGTATCGCTGTGGCAAAAGAGAAGGCGGAAAAAAAGATAGACCTGCTTTTCTGCAATGATGAACTGGTATTACAGGAAGTGGTTATCGGTGATGCCCCGCCACTGGATATCTATGATACCGTACTGAAGCAGCAAAGTTTTTTCAGCAGAATACAGCTTTTCTTCCATACGCTGCGAAAAGTAAAACGTTTACATCATACCCGGGTTACACTGACTGACGAGAACGAACAGGAGACCAAAGTTTCTGCGGTAGGTTTGGTAGGAGTGGAGTATCAAAACAGTACTTTTGCCTCGAAGCTTATCGCTTCACAGATCAATGCAGCGGATGGTAAGCTTTCTTTGCTGATTTTGGCGCCGGTCTCTATTCTTCAGTATATGGGCTATCTTTTCAGGTCACTGGTGTCACAGTGGAAATCTGACCAGCTGCCGAGATCAGTGGGCTATATGCGCAGCAGTAAACTGGAGATCAAAACCGAAAGACCGCTTGAAGTACTGATTGATTCCTCTGTACCCTTTGAAACACCGGTGGTGCTGCGTAGTACCAAAGAAGATCTTCAGTTGAGTGTAGGGGAAGCATTCTGGGAAAAACAGAGTAAGGATGTGACGGGAAAAAACAGTGTCAAGATAGACCACCTTCCTCGTGATGAAGAAAGTGCAACTTATCTGGCAAAAGCCATTCCTCTGTTCAATCATGCCAGCCAGGAGCAGTATGCTTCGCTTTTTTCGAGCCTGAGGGAAGAAGGGCGGTTGAGCAGTACATTCATGGTACTGCTGATCCTGGCAACGATGATCGCAACATTCGGTCTTTTTATCAATTCAAGTTCTGTGGTCATCGGGGCAATGCTCCTGGCTCCCCTGATGCAGCCTATCGTCAGTATGAGTATGGGTGTACTGAGGCAGGACAGTGCATTGGAACTTTCTTCTGTGAAGACAATCGTTGTCGGGGTGCTTTCAGTACTGCTGACCGCGGCGCTGATCGCCTGGTTCATTCCCATTGAGAAGTTGACTACCGAAATGTCAGGACGGCTCTTTCCTACGACCCTCGACCTTTTTATCGCCATAGCATCGGGGATGGCTGCTGCCTATGCCAAAAGCAACGAAAAGATCTCCGGTTCACTTGCAGGTGTGGCAATCGCGGTAGCATTGGTGCCTCCCCTTGCTGTGGCAGGTGTCGGTTTGGGCTGGGCTCAGTGGCATATGTTCAGCTCGGCTTTTCTGCTTTTTCTGACAAACCTGGTAGGCATCGTTCTGGCAGCGGCACTGACCTTTGTCGTGCTGGGTTACTCTCCCCTCCGTGTAGCAAAGAAAGGGATCATTACCTGGTTTATGATCGTAGCACTTGTGTCTATTCCTCTTTACAGTTCTTTTGAACAGATGAAAGAGAATATTGCGATCCAGAAGACCCTTGCCAATATCCACTTCAAGCTGAACAAACAGGAAGTAGTTTTAACCCACATTCAGCTCATAGAACACAGCAAAGTACTTGAAGTACGCTGTGAAGTGATCGCCAGCGGTTTCCTCTCTCCCGAAGAGAAAAAACTGCTCAAAGAGGTCATAGAGAAAACCATCGGCAGAAAAGTCGAAGTGATCGCCACTTTCAGATATAAGCTATAG
- a CDS encoding BatD family protein: MVPIHGDQGIQKLLLLILALCTFANANEVEVFSYVPEAKALVSDTEIVAGHMVRLKIRANGDKVVFPKIDEIDGVKVLEEREIVVNRPHYINGVLKKERTIRIYTFAPHHDVTIPSYNVEIDGRTYRTKPIKIKVMPVNAQNTEDSNKFFLHLETNKKSAIIGEPIVITVSLSLKIGTRLSENPIYTRPAFEGFFSEDLGEEKVYIKRDRQITEVKYLLTPHSAGSFSVGPARAKIGVSDRSKLDMFGRAVRTYWVPIASNSVKIDVTKKPQESDLVGRFTIESSLDTNNVKANEPVTLTVKIAGNGTLEGFEFPDFEMDGVTVYSDDAEVRTTLEGNQVKSDYVKSFTFISDHDFTIPARRISAYDTKSKTVKYLETPSYDVHVEGSRGIAAQKSQSRTAGAGKVHSDLKQPQKSMLDTEEGKNISEVQPPPWWMIASAFVLGLLAMYLFQYFLSTKRKRRRAAVKESEALQILYPHTNRSKAVEDMVRTLYAKENGDKTIVIDKAVLKMLVEKYENNLGKRSK, translated from the coding sequence ATGGTGCCAATCCATGGTGATCAGGGTATCCAGAAACTACTGTTATTGATCCTGGCACTATGCACATTTGCAAATGCCAATGAAGTTGAAGTATTTTCATATGTTCCCGAAGCAAAAGCACTCGTTTCAGATACGGAGATCGTTGCGGGGCATATGGTACGGCTCAAGATCAGGGCAAACGGAGATAAAGTGGTATTTCCGAAAATTGACGAGATAGACGGGGTAAAAGTGTTGGAAGAGCGTGAGATTGTTGTCAACAGGCCTCATTACATAAACGGTGTACTGAAAAAGGAACGTACCATACGGATCTACACGTTTGCGCCTCATCATGATGTGACCATCCCCTCCTATAATGTCGAGATAGACGGAAGAACGTATAGAACAAAACCTATCAAAATAAAAGTAATGCCTGTAAACGCACAAAATACGGAAGACAGTAACAAATTTTTCCTCCATCTCGAGACAAACAAGAAATCTGCGATCATAGGCGAACCGATTGTGATCACGGTATCCCTTTCATTGAAAATAGGGACAAGGCTTTCAGAGAACCCCATATATACCAGACCGGCATTTGAGGGGTTTTTTTCTGAAGATCTCGGTGAGGAAAAGGTCTACATAAAAAGAGACCGGCAGATCACGGAAGTGAAATACCTTTTAACCCCACATTCTGCAGGCAGTTTTTCCGTGGGGCCGGCAAGAGCCAAGATAGGCGTGTCCGACAGAAGCAAACTGGATATGTTCGGAAGAGCTGTGCGTACCTATTGGGTACCGATCGCTTCCAACAGTGTCAAGATAGACGTTACAAAGAAACCGCAGGAGAGTGATCTTGTGGGGCGATTTACCATAGAGAGCTCGCTTGATACAAACAATGTAAAAGCCAACGAACCGGTAACCCTTACCGTAAAGATAGCAGGGAACGGGACACTCGAAGGTTTTGAATTCCCCGATTTTGAGATGGATGGAGTAACCGTTTACAGTGACGATGCAGAGGTCCGGACTACACTGGAGGGAAATCAGGTTAAAAGCGATTATGTCAAAAGCTTTACCTTCATCTCAGACCATGATTTTACCATCCCGGCACGACGTATATCCGCGTATGACACGAAAAGCAAAACAGTGAAATATCTGGAGACGCCTTCCTATGATGTGCATGTGGAGGGTTCACGGGGGATCGCCGCACAAAAGTCCCAAAGCCGGACAGCAGGTGCAGGCAAGGTGCACAGCGATTTGAAACAGCCCCAAAAATCGATGCTGGATACCGAAGAGGGCAAGAACATTTCCGAAGTGCAGCCTCCACCGTGGTGGATGATAGCCTCGGCTTTTGTTTTGGGTTTGCTGGCCATGTACCTGTTTCAGTATTTTCTTTCAACAAAACGGAAGAGAAGGAGAGCCGCAGTCAAAGAGAGCGAAGCGCTTCAAATACTTTATCCGCATACCAACAGATCCAAAGCAGTCGAAGATATGGTGCGTACATTGTATGCGAAGGAAAACGGCGACAAAACTATCGTGATCGATAAAGCGGTATTGAAGATGCTGGTAGAAAAATATGAAAATAATTTAGGAAAGAGAAGCAAATGA
- the bamA gene encoding outer membrane protein assembly factor BamA, which translates to MMTRKIALSWMLLGSLLLAQKVTQIKFEGLAHLSPTVAKEVAGVHIGDTIDSELLDESVKNFFDQGYFEDVWVEQKGGTLIYHFNEKRAIAKVIVNGYGDDGKKLLESAGIKKGDLYDEMRIERAKKTMQKALEAKGNYDSVVEVTTKPVGKNAVAVTFDVNKGEKIKIKKLNFIGAKALDKSDLESDLVNKEEDTLGFIPFFFDNGEVKVDQLEYDAYRLKETYMKHGYIDAEVSKPLMRVDYSSYSAEVDYKINEGKQYKVGKVSIAQSIPGLKMEDLVSDLDLHSGRVFNITKMRKDIKMLENKAGDLGYAYAKVTPNMHKDPEKGTVDIQYIITPGQKVTIGDVLISGNNETKDRVIRRYIYLAPGDLYNATDLKESKNALQRTGFFEKVDIQSQRVSEDKINLLVKVKETQTGTISAGGGYGSYEGFMVNASISDRNLFGSGINSTFGVEWSKVSQNFNLSFVNPRVWDSLYSMGLSLYKKKYDYNYDQTDGYTIDQLGGSLNVGREFWRHFYASVGVGYVDNQSEYSDEYLQNLNSISSQFYNDQYKKMSGFASLKFDNTDDYLLPREGFIASVNGEFSQMDGDITQENRDRGYTDFASFTKINARFGAFYGMEDLIDYDLILRFKARYTKIISGDDQYIPIGERLFMGGVGSVRGYNPYSLSPDVIGQGGIPGYPGSRIGGTERESISLEANIPLSDAAKMRLSAFYDIGRISTDAIRRTPNSNVDFHDPSQSYYGDSLVRSSTGAVIEWQSPFGAINLIFAYAINPDEYDDTATFEFSMGNQF; encoded by the coding sequence ATGATGACAAGGAAAATCGCTCTTTCGTGGATGCTGCTGGGCTCACTACTTCTGGCACAGAAAGTTACACAGATAAAATTTGAAGGTTTGGCACACCTTTCCCCTACTGTAGCCAAAGAGGTGGCCGGTGTCCATATCGGAGACACTATTGACAGTGAATTGCTTGACGAATCAGTGAAGAATTTTTTCGATCAAGGCTATTTTGAAGATGTATGGGTTGAGCAGAAGGGCGGTACGCTCATCTACCACTTCAACGAGAAAAGAGCTATTGCCAAAGTGATTGTGAACGGTTATGGTGACGACGGTAAGAAACTGCTTGAAAGTGCTGGTATCAAAAAAGGTGATCTTTATGACGAAATGCGCATAGAGAGAGCCAAGAAAACGATGCAGAAGGCACTTGAAGCCAAAGGGAATTATGACTCTGTAGTGGAAGTGACTACTAAACCTGTCGGGAAGAACGCTGTAGCGGTGACCTTTGATGTAAACAAAGGTGAGAAGATCAAGATCAAAAAGCTTAACTTCATCGGAGCGAAAGCACTGGACAAGAGCGATCTGGAAAGTGATCTTGTCAACAAAGAGGAGGATACACTCGGTTTCATTCCTTTCTTTTTTGACAATGGCGAAGTCAAGGTCGATCAGTTGGAGTATGATGCCTACAGACTCAAAGAGACCTATATGAAGCATGGTTATATCGATGCGGAGGTCAGTAAACCTTTGATGCGTGTGGATTACAGTTCCTATTCTGCAGAAGTGGATTACAAGATCAATGAAGGAAAACAGTATAAGGTTGGGAAAGTGAGTATTGCCCAAAGTATCCCTGGCCTAAAAATGGAAGATCTTGTCTCAGATCTTGACTTACACTCTGGAAGAGTGTTCAACATCACCAAGATGCGTAAAGACATAAAAATGCTGGAGAACAAAGCGGGTGACCTTGGATATGCTTATGCCAAAGTAACGCCAAATATGCACAAAGATCCAGAGAAGGGTACTGTGGATATACAGTATATCATCACTCCGGGACAGAAAGTGACCATTGGGGATGTGCTCATTTCAGGGAATAACGAGACAAAGGACAGAGTCATCAGACGCTACATCTATCTTGCTCCGGGCGACCTCTACAATGCAACCGATCTTAAAGAGAGTAAAAATGCGCTTCAGAGAACCGGCTTCTTTGAGAAAGTGGATATTCAGAGCCAAAGGGTTTCAGAAGACAAGATCAATCTCCTTGTCAAAGTCAAAGAGACACAGACCGGTACCATCTCTGCAGGTGGTGGATACGGCTCCTATGAAGGGTTCATGGTCAATGCTTCCATTTCCGACAGGAACCTGTTTGGATCGGGTATCAACTCTACATTTGGTGTTGAGTGGTCTAAAGTATCCCAGAACTTTAACCTCTCTTTTGTCAACCCAAGGGTTTGGGACAGTCTGTACAGTATGGGATTAAGTCTATATAAGAAGAAATATGACTACAACTATGATCAGACAGATGGTTATACGATCGACCAGCTTGGCGGATCACTCAATGTGGGGCGTGAATTCTGGAGGCATTTCTATGCTTCAGTTGGGGTTGGTTATGTAGATAACCAGTCTGAGTACAGCGATGAATACCTGCAGAACCTGAATTCGATTTCCAGCCAGTTCTATAATGATCAGTACAAAAAGATGTCTGGTTTTGCTTCTTTGAAGTTTGACAATACAGATGACTACCTTTTGCCAAGAGAGGGTTTTATTGCTTCAGTCAATGGGGAATTCTCACAGATGGATGGTGATATAACACAGGAGAATAGAGATAGAGGCTATACGGATTTTGCCAGTTTCACGAAGATCAATGCACGTTTTGGTGCATTCTATGGTATGGAAGATCTGATCGACTATGACCTGATCTTGCGATTCAAGGCGCGTTATACAAAGATCATCTCCGGAGATGACCAGTATATCCCTATTGGTGAACGACTTTTCATGGGTGGTGTTGGATCGGTCAGAGGATATAACCCATATTCTCTCTCTCCGGATGTTATAGGACAAGGTGGTATTCCCGGGTATCCGGGAAGTAGAATTGGTGGTACTGAACGTGAGTCAATCTCACTGGAAGCGAATATTCCTCTCTCTGATGCGGCAAAAATGAGGCTCTCAGCCTTTTATGATATCGGTAGGATAAGTACGGATGCCATACGCAGAACCCCGAATAGTAATGTGGATTTCCATGATCCAAGCCAGTCGTACTATGGCGATTCACTTGTAAGATCCTCAACAGGTGCCGTGATAGAGTGGCAGTCGCCTTTCGGTGCGATCAACCTGATCTTCGCCTATGCAATCAATCCGGATGAGTATGATGATACGGCAACCTTTGAATTCTCGATGGGGAACCAGTTCTAA
- a CDS encoding acetate/propionate family kinase codes for MKILVLNAGSSSLKCQYFIDEESIASVTIERIREKESYTVLTYANEQREHTSTIKDHYEAFETLFSLLKESHIITDVTELNAVGHRVVHGGPYFSRPTLINTEVIEQIRSLIPLAPLHNPSNLEGIEVIAKAYPALKQVAVFDTAFHQTMPEYAARYPLPYDLYEEAHVRRYGFHGTSHAYVAKEAAKMLQQPLETLNLITLHLGNGASAAAIKGGRSIDTSMGMTPLEGLMMGSRSGDIDPAIIPYLVQTQEMDVEAVDAMLNKKSGLKGVCGNNDMRKIIEKINGGDDKSQLALEMYVYRIKKYIGAYATSLGHVDAIIFTGGIGEHADLIRKMVCKGMKQTFGMILDKEKNRSVSGEKSAIHNPESRIDLLVIPTNEELEIARQTKEVISRLS; via the coding sequence ATGAAAATCCTGGTACTCAATGCAGGCAGTTCATCGCTCAAATGCCAGTATTTCATCGATGAAGAGAGTATCGCTTCCGTCACCATTGAACGTATCAGAGAGAAAGAGAGCTATACAGTCCTGACATATGCCAATGAACAAAGAGAACATACCTCAACCATCAAAGACCACTATGAAGCCTTCGAGACGCTCTTCTCCCTTTTAAAGGAATCTCACATCATTACAGATGTCACTGAACTAAATGCAGTAGGCCATCGCGTAGTACACGGAGGACCGTATTTTTCCAGACCGACACTGATCAATACAGAGGTCATAGAGCAGATACGCTCGCTCATACCTCTGGCACCACTTCACAACCCTTCTAATCTTGAGGGTATAGAGGTCATTGCAAAAGCCTATCCGGCACTCAAACAGGTCGCCGTATTCGATACCGCTTTTCACCAGACTATGCCTGAATATGCAGCACGCTATCCTCTGCCCTACGATCTTTATGAAGAAGCTCATGTGCGTCGTTACGGCTTTCACGGTACCTCTCATGCTTATGTTGCCAAAGAAGCGGCCAAAATGCTTCAGCAACCTTTGGAAACGCTCAACCTGATTACTCTGCATCTGGGTAATGGAGCCAGTGCCGCAGCCATCAAAGGGGGCAGAAGCATCGATACTTCCATGGGCATGACACCGCTTGAAGGCCTGATGATGGGATCACGTTCAGGCGACATTGATCCGGCGATCATCCCCTATCTTGTACAGACACAGGAAATGGATGTTGAAGCTGTTGACGCTATGCTTAACAAAAAGAGCGGCCTCAAGGGTGTCTGCGGGAATAATGACATGAGAAAGATCATCGAAAAGATAAACGGCGGCGATGATAAAAGTCAACTTGCCTTGGAAATGTACGTCTATCGCATCAAAAAATATATCGGAGCCTATGCCACATCACTCGGACATGTAGATGCCATAATTTTTACCGGAGGTATAGGTGAGCATGCCGACTTGATACGAAAAATGGTATGCAAAGGGATGAAACAGACTTTTGGAATGATATTAGATAAAGAGAAAAACCGTTCTGTTTCAGGAGAAAAGTCTGCTATCCACAACCCTGAAAGCAGGATTGACCTTCTTGTCATCCCCACCAATGAAGAGCTGGAGATAGCAAGGCAGACAAAAGAGGTCATCAGCCGACTCTCTTAG